A window of Dehalococcoidia bacterium contains these coding sequences:
- the pfkB gene encoding 1-phosphofructokinase → MIATVTLNPSLDRHVAVENLILDDTNRWLSFKREPGGKGINVSRVVKELGGRTTAYGFAGGFTGRTLRAILKQQGVPCDFTPIKAEIRSNFIITDLKTHCQTRISAPGPRVSAGELKKLVGKVVSLKPRPKYMVMAGSVPPGVPFYIYRDLIREMKALGIITVLDSADLWLQEGIKARPDVVKPNVREAQTAMGIDLSSQDDIMHAVRTLIGNGIGIAAISCGGEGMIIGDKDAIYRVVPPGVDIMSTVGAGDSAVAGLVFKLSGGGTLEEASRFAVAAGTAATLTPGTELCHKRDVERLLPLIRVERLPV, encoded by the coding sequence TTGATTGCGACTGTAACACTGAATCCATCGCTGGACAGGCATGTGGCGGTGGAGAATCTTATATTGGACGATACCAATCGCTGGCTCAGCTTCAAACGGGAGCCTGGTGGGAAGGGCATCAATGTTTCCAGGGTGGTTAAGGAGCTGGGCGGCAGAACGACTGCATACGGCTTCGCAGGGGGATTCACCGGCAGGACGCTCAGGGCAATTCTGAAGCAGCAGGGCGTCCCCTGTGATTTCACGCCGATCAAAGCTGAGATCAGGAGCAACTTTATCATCACTGATCTCAAGACACACTGTCAGACCAGGATCTCTGCACCCGGCCCCAGAGTCTCAGCCGGTGAGCTTAAGAAACTGGTGGGCAAGGTCGTATCACTCAAGCCCAGGCCTAAATATATGGTTATGGCCGGCAGCGTGCCGCCGGGTGTGCCTTTTTATATTTACAGGGACCTCATTCGTGAGATGAAGGCGCTGGGCATCATCACTGTGCTCGACTCGGCCGATCTCTGGCTACAGGAGGGTATCAAAGCCAGGCCGGACGTGGTCAAACCCAACGTGCGGGAGGCGCAGACCGCCATGGGCATCGATCTCTCCAGCCAGGATGATATTATGCATGCTGTAAGAACCCTGATCGGCAACGGAATCGGCATAGCAGCGATTTCGTGCGGCGGGGAAGGCATGATTATCGGCGATAAGGATGCTATTTATAGGGTCGTGCCGCCGGGCGTGGACATTATGAGCACGGTGGGCGCCGGGGATTCCGCGGTGGCGGGCCTGGTCTTCAAGCTGAGCGGTGGAGGCACTCTGGAAGAGGCCTCACGGTTTGCCGTGGCAGCCGGGACGGCGGCTACATTGACGCCCGGCACAGAGCTGTGCCATAAGCGCGACGTGGAAAGGTTGCTGCCACTGATAAGAGTGGAGAGGCTGCCCGTTTGA
- the pyk gene encoding pyruvate kinase: protein MAKLPQQDLTLRKTKIVCTIGPSSIVPSVIRQLLEAGMNVARINASHGTVEEHAEYLGLLRREATKLKLSPAMLLDLPGPKDRTGKVKKGGVRLREGADFILTTRDVLGDESQVSVDLPDLPHHVKLGQTILLDDGLISLKVESISADSVKCKVVTGGRLYDNKGIAVPGVTWDIDAITEEDWRHLEFAVVQDVDFVGLSFVRCAEDVIKVREFLVERGSTAKIIAKIERLEGLNNFDAILEAADGVMVARGDLGVQIPIQRVPIVQKELIKKCNHAGKPVIVATQMLESMVDSPVPTRAEATDVANAIFDGTDAIMLSEETAVGQYPVETVKMMSLIALEAEAALPYDENMASRGKYLQPLTDDAISYAACHTAHQLGARAIIAYTASGSTARRVSKYRPRTPILAVTAIESIRRQLALSWGVTALKIREPKLVVNMFTEAADAGRKCGLCSAGDLVVVTAGVPMGKSGTTNMLKVEKI from the coding sequence ATGGCCAAATTGCCGCAGCAGGATCTGACCCTGCGAAAAACCAAAATCGTTTGCACTATCGGCCCCAGCAGCATAGTGCCCTCTGTGATCAGACAACTACTGGAGGCCGGGATGAATGTCGCCCGCATTAATGCCTCGCATGGCACCGTTGAAGAGCATGCCGAGTATCTGGGACTGCTGCGCCGGGAGGCGACCAAATTGAAGTTGTCTCCGGCCATGCTGCTTGACTTGCCCGGCCCGAAGGACCGTACCGGCAAGGTCAAGAAAGGAGGCGTCAGGCTCAGAGAGGGAGCCGATTTCATTCTGACCACGCGGGACGTGCTCGGGGATGAATCGCAGGTATCGGTCGACCTGCCCGATCTTCCTCATCATGTGAAACTGGGACAGACCATTTTACTGGATGATGGATTGATCAGCCTTAAGGTGGAATCTATCAGCGCCGATTCAGTCAAATGCAAGGTCGTCACCGGGGGCAGGCTATACGACAACAAAGGTATCGCTGTGCCCGGGGTGACATGGGATATCGATGCTATCACGGAAGAGGACTGGAGGCATCTCGAGTTCGCTGTGGTTCAGGACGTCGACTTTGTGGGGCTGTCTTTCGTGCGCTGCGCTGAAGATGTGATAAAGGTGCGGGAATTCCTGGTGGAGAGGGGATCGACAGCCAAGATAATCGCCAAAATCGAACGTCTCGAGGGGCTGAATAATTTCGATGCAATTCTTGAAGCTGCCGACGGCGTGATGGTGGCGCGCGGCGATCTTGGCGTGCAGATACCCATACAGCGCGTGCCGATTGTGCAGAAAGAGCTTATTAAAAAATGCAATCACGCGGGTAAACCCGTCATCGTGGCAACCCAGATGCTGGAGTCGATGGTTGATTCCCCCGTGCCCACACGCGCCGAAGCCACCGATGTGGCCAACGCTATCTTCGACGGCACGGATGCCATAATGCTGTCCGAGGAGACGGCCGTCGGTCAATATCCTGTGGAGACTGTGAAAATGATGTCCCTCATAGCCCTTGAAGCGGAGGCTGCACTGCCCTACGATGAAAATATGGCCAGCCGTGGTAAGTACCTTCAACCGCTGACGGATGATGCCATCAGCTATGCGGCCTGCCACACGGCGCACCAGCTGGGAGCCAGAGCCATCATAGCCTATACGGCTTCGGGCAGCACCGCCAGGCGGGTGTCGAAATACCGACCGCGCACGCCCATACTGGCCGTTACCGCCATAGAGTCCATACGCAGACAGTTAGCCCTTTCATGGGGTGTGACAGCTCTTAAAATTCGTGAGCCTAAACTGGTGGTGAATATGTTTACAGAGGCCGCCGATGCCGGTCGCAAATGCGGCCTTTGCTCCGCGGGAGACCTGGTGGTGGTGACCGCTGGGGTACCAATGGGTAAATCAGGCACCACCAACATGCTCAAAGTCGAGAAGATCTGA
- a CDS encoding tagatose 1,6-diphosphate aldolase, with product MSGKNKQISVGKIRGLQQIATPSGLLVMCAMDHRSGLVSMMEGSHREAPDYAEIVQMKLDICSALGPHSSGILLDPEYGAAQCIAGSALRGQTGLLVSIEATGYQKDPTGRLTALLKDWGVEKIKRMGASAVKILIYYRPDISKLAKKQLKIIESVAADCIKYDIPLLVEPKTYRVEGESMDSAEFARNLPQMVIETARQITALPIDVLKAEFPADLKYEQDTVKLADYCRQLDGASSVPWVILSAGVDYDTFKQQVTIACQAGASGLLGGRAIWQEATEMESRDSRISFLSGTAAKRMQELVEIAGRYARPWYGKFGLSAEKLADTDAGWYRRY from the coding sequence ATGAGCGGAAAGAACAAGCAGATATCTGTAGGAAAAATCCGGGGGCTGCAGCAGATAGCGACGCCGTCGGGGCTGCTGGTTATGTGTGCCATGGACCACCGCTCCGGGCTTGTCTCAATGATGGAAGGCTCTCACCGTGAAGCCCCGGATTATGCTGAGATCGTTCAGATGAAGCTGGATATCTGCTCGGCGCTGGGGCCGCACTCCAGTGGAATATTACTCGATCCGGAATACGGGGCTGCTCAGTGTATAGCCGGCAGCGCTTTGCGAGGGCAGACAGGTCTGCTGGTAAGCATCGAGGCCACCGGATACCAGAAGGATCCAACTGGACGGCTTACCGCGTTGCTCAAGGACTGGGGTGTGGAGAAGATCAAGCGTATGGGCGCATCGGCGGTAAAGATACTGATCTACTACAGGCCTGATATCAGCAAACTGGCGAAGAAACAGCTCAAAATAATCGAGAGCGTTGCGGCAGACTGTATTAAATACGACATTCCGCTGCTGGTCGAGCCCAAGACCTATCGGGTCGAGGGTGAATCCATGGATTCAGCCGAATTTGCTCGTAATCTGCCTCAGATGGTGATCGAGACGGCGCGGCAGATCACCGCCCTGCCGATTGATGTGCTGAAAGCCGAGTTTCCGGCGGATTTGAAATATGAGCAAGACACGGTCAAACTGGCCGACTATTGCCGGCAGCTTGATGGGGCATCGTCCGTCCCCTGGGTTATTCTCAGCGCAGGCGTAGACTATGACACGTTCAAGCAGCAGGTGACCATCGCTTGCCAGGCCGGCGCCTCCGGGTTATTGGGCGGACGCGCTATATGGCAGGAGGCAACTGAGATGGAATCAAGAGATAGCAGGATCAGCTTCTTATCGGGGACTGCTGCCAAACGGATGCAGGAGCTGGTTGAGATAGCCGGGCGCTATGCCCGACCCTGGTACGGTAAGTTTGGTCTGAGCGCAGAAAAACTGGCGGATACGGACGCGGGCTGGTACCGCAGGTATTAG
- a CDS encoding magnesium transporter CorA family protein: MQITASTDSYNINSVCCNSKLTWYYIEKATEREVQYLSDNFHFHTLALDDVLSRNQRPKIDDYESYLFVILHFPVFDKTNRVTTPSELDIFIGENYVVTSHKGDLKPLSKLFNECLIDENVRQKYMGRSASFLFYQLLDRLVNYCFPILDRIEDNVDKIEDLIFSRAVPETVREISMIRRDLISFRRIIHPQIAVVEELEKEKYPFFKEDQDVYFGDIADHIRKIWDGLEDCKEVVDGLADTSNWLTSHRIQEVMRVLTIVMAMMAPATLIASIYGMNVHLPGGNGSGDFLTFVVVIGFMLVTAGAMLWYFHRKNWI; this comes from the coding sequence ATGCAAATTACAGCTTCGACAGACTCATATAATATCAACTCGGTCTGCTGTAACAGCAAACTGACCTGGTATTACATAGAAAAGGCCACGGAGCGCGAGGTCCAGTATCTCTCCGACAACTTCCATTTTCACACACTGGCGCTGGACGACGTGCTCAGCCGCAACCAGCGACCCAAAATTGATGACTACGAATCATATCTGTTTGTGATCCTGCACTTCCCCGTTTTCGATAAGACCAATCGCGTGACCACGCCCAGCGAGCTTGACATCTTCATAGGCGAGAACTACGTGGTCACGAGCCACAAGGGCGACCTCAAGCCGCTCTCCAAGCTGTTCAACGAGTGTCTCATCGATGAAAACGTACGCCAGAAATACATGGGGCGCAGCGCCAGCTTCCTTTTCTATCAATTGCTGGACCGCCTGGTTAATTACTGTTTCCCAATCCTGGACAGGATCGAGGACAATGTTGATAAGATCGAGGACCTTATATTCTCACGCGCCGTTCCCGAGACGGTGAGAGAGATCTCCATGATCCGCCGTGACCTGATCTCATTCCGCCGCATTATCCACCCTCAGATAGCCGTTGTGGAGGAGCTGGAAAAGGAGAAATATCCGTTCTTTAAAGAAGACCAGGACGTGTATTTCGGCGATATAGCCGACCATATACGCAAGATCTGGGACGGACTGGAAGACTGCAAGGAGGTTGTGGACGGGCTGGCGGATACCAGCAACTGGCTCACTTCGCATCGCATCCAGGAGGTTATGCGGGTGCTGACCATCGTCATGGCAATGATGGCGCCGGCCACCCTGATTGCCAGCATCTACGGGATGAATGTTCACCTGCCGGGCGGAAACGGATCGGGTGACTTCCTCACTTTCGTCGTAGTCATCGGTTTTATGCTGGTCACCGCGGGCGCGATGTTATGGTACTTCCATCGCAAGAACTGGATTTAG
- a CDS encoding queuosine precursor transporter — protein sequence MGATRGLSYSYRFVFITALFITCLLASNILIVKQIEVFGLPLPAAVVIFPLSYIFGDVLTEVYGYSQARRVIWLGFFCNLLMVSAIWLVGILPASSVFDAQAAYERILGNTPRFLIASFIAYLAGEFVNSYVMARMKMLTKGKWLWTRTIASTVAGEAVDTAIVLLIGFWGVLPPAFIFSMILWHWLFKICYEILATPLTYTLVGYLKKAENLDTYDYGTDFNPLRAD from the coding sequence ATGGGAGCAACCAGGGGATTGTCTTACTCGTACAGGTTCGTTTTCATCACAGCGCTCTTCATCACATGTCTTCTGGCTTCCAACATCCTGATCGTTAAGCAGATCGAGGTTTTCGGCCTCCCCCTCCCGGCTGCCGTTGTAATCTTCCCTCTCAGCTACATCTTCGGGGATGTGTTGACCGAGGTATACGGTTACAGCCAGGCCAGGCGCGTCATCTGGCTGGGCTTTTTCTGTAACCTGCTGATGGTCAGCGCCATCTGGCTGGTGGGCATCCTGCCGGCCTCATCGGTATTCGATGCGCAGGCCGCCTATGAACGGATACTGGGCAATACTCCCCGTTTCCTGATTGCCTCTTTTATCGCTTACCTGGCCGGGGAATTTGTGAATTCCTACGTTATGGCCCGCATGAAGATGTTAACCAAAGGGAAATGGCTGTGGACACGCACAATCGCATCAACCGTAGCTGGTGAGGCAGTCGATACAGCCATTGTACTCCTTATCGGATTCTGGGGAGTGCTGCCGCCCGCGTTCATTTTTTCTATGATACTCTGGCACTGGTTGTTTAAAATCTGTTATGAAATCCTGGCCACGCCGTTAACCTATACACTGGTCGGGTATCTTAAGAAGGCCGAGAACCTCGATACTTACGACTATGGGACCGATTTCAATCCCTTGCGGGCGGATTGA